One segment of Triticum aestivum cultivar Chinese Spring chromosome 2A, IWGSC CS RefSeq v2.1, whole genome shotgun sequence DNA contains the following:
- the LOC123186767 gene encoding uncharacterized protein codes for MERTAMPMAGLFRSPHPSIYAPPPPSPHRVPPIRRATTRIRSSSSSINSESSSTNTNTTTKTATTVKLTYLEFNGWLWELDGGRFRVLVDPLLVGNLDFGMPWLFDGAKKTLPKDGLQDLQEDLAVVDLLLITSSLDDHCHVRTLTRLAAISPDLPVVATPNARPILAALPFNDVIYLEPGQSTTVVGATTDSEATVLATPGPVNGPPWQRPENSYMVTTTGKGQRKHNIYYEPHCMYNAGFLRDRGLHADVVITPVVKQQLLATFTLVSGQEDAVELARLLRAAYIVPMSNGECDAKGLLTAVISTQGTTQTFKDLLADALPQTQVVQPTPSVPLYLHFQDDNNTSAPSSWSS; via the coding sequence ATGGAGAGAACAGCCATGCCCATGGCCGGCCTCTTCCGGTCACCTCATCCCTCCATCTACGCTCCTCCACCACCGTCACCTCACCGGGTGCCACCAATCCGCCGCGCCACCACGAGAattagaagcagcagcagcagcatcaacagcGAGTCCTCctccaccaacaccaacaccaccaccaAAACCGCCACGACGGTGAAACTGACGTACCTAGAGTTCAACGGGTGGCTGTGGGAGCTGGACGGCGGCCGCTTCCGCGTCCTCGTCGACCCGCTCCTCGTCGGCAACCTCGACTTCGGCATGCCCTGGCTCTTCGACGGCGCCAAGAAGACGCTCCCCAAAGACGGCCTCCAGGACCTCCAGGAGGACCTCGCCGTCGTCGACCTGCTCCTCATCACCTCCAGTCTCGATGACCACTGCCACGTCCGCACGCTCACCCGCCTCGCCGCCATCTCCCCCGACCTCCCCGTCGTTGCCACGCCGAACGCGCGCCCCATCCTCGCCGCCCTCCCCTTCAACGACGTCATCTACCTGGAGCCGGGCCAGTCCACCACGGTCGTCGGTGCCACCACCGACTCCGAAGCCACGGTGCTGGCCACCCCCGGCCCCGTAAACGGGCCGCCGTGGCAGCGCCCGGAGAACAGCTACATGGTCACCACCACCGGAAAGGGACAGCGCAAACACAACATCTACTATGAGCCGCACTGCATGTACAACGCCGGCTTCCTGCGCGACCGCGGGCTGCACGCCGACGTGGTCATCACGCCCGTCGTCAAGCAGCAACTCCTGGCCACCTTCACCCTCGTGTCCGGCCAGGAGGACGCCGTTGAGCTCGCCCGGCTGCTCCGCGCCGCGTACATAGTGCCCATGAGCAACGGCGAGTGCGACGCAAAGGGGCTCCTCACCGCCGTCATCTCCACCCAGGGCACCACGCAAACCTTCAAGGACCTGCTTGCCGACGCGCTCCCCCAAACGCAGGTCGTCCAGCCCACCCCCAGCGTCCCGCTCTACCTCCACTTCCAGGACGACAACAACACTTCAGCACCATCGTCGTGGTCATCATAA